DNA sequence from the Coffea eugenioides isolate CCC68of chromosome 9, Ceug_1.0, whole genome shotgun sequence genome:
TACTCCATTATTTATATCCTCATAAATCCACCCATTTATCTCATCAATTTGAGATTGCAAATGGGAAGGGTAGAGGTCCAACTCTGGATTCTCAGCTAGATCATTGAACTCTGTATTCAACATCCGGATTATCTCTGCACTCTCGTTATTGACAATGGTTTTCGTTTTCTTATCCCAAAGAACCTAATAGAAAACATAACTTACTGTATGAACTGTAATATTCAAGCAGGTTAGTCTAGCGaaaaaaaatcacatttcaTGGTTAAAACATACAGGAACCGTATATCTTCCTGAGTAGTTTGAGCTCGCAATCTCGTACAGTTCTCTGATACTTTTAGCCCCATTTAAAGGATCAGGATCTGCACCAGGTTCTTCTGTACTTGAAGCAGGAAAAACCCATCCCATGTGCTCATCAGTATCCTTGGTCCTTGCCCAATTGATTTTAACAGCCTGATTTGTTGTCAAAAATAGAAGTTAACTCCAGGTAAAACTAGTAATAGCATAGCAATTTACAGCAACCTTACTGTAAAGCTGATGATTTTGTCCAGTCCTTTGATCTTAAAGCATGCCAGGCACCTGGATGCCCAGGGGCAACCATATGATACATATAGGTGATACCTTCCAGCCTCTGCAGGGAAAGGAGAGTTTGGATCTCGTGAGATTGCATTCCGGAAGGTTGAGGGCTTTCTCATAAATGCTCCGGATGCTGAAATATCTTCAAGAGAAGAGCCAGCCATTCTTAGGTTGCGCTAGAACTGTGTTAAACATTAGCAACGGTGCCATCAATTTTGAATCTTGAGAAtgttaaaaaaatgtaaaatgcCAAATATACAGATGCTGGGTAACAAGTATTTGATTCTGAAcattgtaaaattaaaatttcaatAAAAGAAATACCGTCTCATGATACAAGAAGATGACTCATCAAAGACATAAATGTCTTGAATCATTAAATCAGAAATATTAAGTTCAAGAAAGAAACATGGGAACAATGTAGCTGCCAATGAACGAAAGATTTTCTATGTAGCTCAACTCTGCAGTTCAGCACTGCGGAGATGCAGTAATCTAGGACCATGGTGCAGGTTTAGCAGTGTCTCATAGGGACGATGATCCTAAATGAGTGGATGATTGAAAGGGCGAGGAGGGAGATGGATTGTTATATTTCAACAATTATTCTACAGAAAATTATCTCCTTTCTTGATATTAAGTATCACGGCCAATTTGGAATGAAAAGTCAGCTGCTATTGAAGGAAATTCTGTATTTTGGGAGCAGACCACATCCATGAGAAAGACTTAATTCTCAAACCAAAAGACTTTCAATCTATTGATAAAACAATAGCTTCCCTTGTGGGTTTTAATTCATTTCGACACCCACCTTCCTCAGGATTACATTAATACTCCCAATCAATCTTTTCGCATTCTATATCATTGACTTAAAATCCAATAATTGCAACCAAGTAAAGGAGATTGCTGAAGTTGGGATCAGCAAACTCCCTGAGAGAATATCTTCCAATGAATTTCTTGGTCACAGTACCATCGCATTCGATCTGAGTCAAACTTTCATAGTTTCTGATTTCAGGAGATCTTTCATATTTAGCATTTCAGGAGATCAGAAAACAAGTTTCTTTaataattttcccttttttcttgaGGAACCTATAATAGTTGCAGATTATCggaaattgatgaaaatcatgttttaTTTTATCTATAATTACTTAAAATACAGAAACTTTACCACTAATGTTCGTAACTTCAAAATGATTTCATAGATGATTTATCAGGATAGCACAAATTTAATCCACTAATTAAGGCccccttccattttcttgctttctaTTAACGTTTTCGTCTAGGGGTTTAAACAAGTCTAATCAAACCGAACACTATAGTGTTCaaacttgtttaattattttaacgAACTTGAAATTTTGCAAGCTTGACTTGTTTATATGTTGAACTAAATTTAAACGAGCTTTTTATCGAATTTGAATATTATCAAACATAAATTACTGATCAAATTTGCCTTGACTAGTAGGTGAACCAAGTTTGAATGAGTTCTTATCAAATCGAGCTCAATTCAAGAATATAATAGTTTGGTTCATCTTTCAACCATATTTTCATCAGCCATCTACGCTATTAATCCTACTGATGCTAAAAATTCCAAGAAATCAATCATATTTCAATCTTATAACCGCGATAATATTCTCTCCATTATAGTTGACAAGATTTTAACAGAAAGGTCCTGCCAGTAATTGATCAACGAACATATCAATCAAATggatcacaaaattctgaaaaatatCCGTACTAAGAAATGATAACAAGTGAAACAACAGAAGCAAATGGATGTAAATGTAAACCACGAAAGAGGTTGACATACCTTGAAGGGAAGTTGCAGGAGACAAAAGGGATGGCTCTGTTTTCTTCCCCTGCTGCTTAGAGAAAGTCAGAAGTTTGGAAATGCAGAGATTATTTTGCTCTTTTAAAGAATAGTTGTCAGAATTACAGAATCTCCAAAAGGGGTTTATTGCCGTCTCATGACATCCTGTGTCCAAACAAATAGAATTTGACCGCGAATAGCTCCTGGGCCTGCCGGCAGCGGAGGCTGAACTGGGTGCCACGTGTATTCAAAACAAGACTTTTAGAGATGCAACTCttaaaaaatttgatgtaattttttaggattaatcttatatacaatcTATACGCTATCaccattaaattaaatatatgatacatgtataaaattttaatttaaaatttaaaatttgttcaTGTATCATTCATTCAActgtgatagtgtatatattaataatttatataaaatttactcttttttttttaaattaaaattagTACACAGAAACAAAACTTATCATTCATATCAAAGGTGTATGAATTTAAGCCAAATGATCAATACACAAAATTGAGGTGCCAAGCGTGTTATATGTGGGAATAATATGGGAGTTAGGGCTCGTTCTAGTTTGATTATTTTATGATATCTGCTTGTtgttttcatttacttttgtatttagagtttaaaatttttaatagcCAAGTATCTAAAATCTAGAATTTTTTCTATAATCACtttttatataattaattatcTTGTGCCAAATTTATAGCAAACCAAAAAAAAGATCATTAGTGACTTATAGAGGTACTTTTCTTACTCATTAGGTGTGTGATAATGGCTATAAGAACTCTAGAATTTGTGTTTAGGGTCGATGTGGGCTATTCAAAGGAAACTTAGGACATGTAAGATTAGGAATAGCAGCGAGGCGGGCTGCAGCGGGCAACCAAACATTTCCTTGCCGCTGCCCTCCCAGCTTGCACGAGCAAGGAAAAAAGTATTTAATTAGTAAAAAAATGTAATAAATAATTTAGTACAAATATATTagtaaaattaatcaaaaatttgtattagtataaatatataattattaatatattaattatattaattatattacatatacataATTCAATATTGATGACTAATAATATACTTATTGCAACtaatatgtatatgtgtgtgtataggAAAGTAACAACGCAAGGCATACCCCACCCCCTCCCCAGCCCTATTTTTTAAAGAGGGGAGAAAATGACCCGCCCCAACCCCTACCCCATTAATGTTGCTCCAGTTGCCATCCCTGTGTAGGTTTGTTCTGTCATTCAGTTCTGTGTTATTGTATGTGCTTCGTTATTTAATGCACAATTACGTTATATCTTATTGGTGAAAAagtttatgtatatatatatacaatacttgacaaaaattagaaacaaaaatattacttattttaattataCTTCAAATATTATAACAAATACACGAATTGGACGAACCAGATACATTATAATCGTTCTTGTCCCAAGTCCATCAAGGGCTGTGGAAATTGAAGGTGTTTGTCtctcttccatttttttttcctccctctCTTCTcgagtacataaaccaaaagagaaagacAAGGCCTAATTAGctgcaaacaaaagaaaacctcCCAAGGCCAATCCATCCAGCAACATAAAATAAAgttatcttttttctttcttttttaaggGATGGCAATTGGGACGGGTGCCTGCGAGGGCTGATGAGGCAAGGGTGGGGTGGGGCGGGGAGGGGgtgggggaattttttcccctcGTTTAGAATCTAGGCATGGGAGTATAACCCCGCTCCATCCTCCGCCTCGTCACAcgttaaaataaataaaataaataaataatatatgtatataattatatataatatttaatttaattagttacaaacttataataatgatattattagttataagtattatataatgtatataagtatatgtaaaataattgatattatcaattatactaataattatacatatctactaatagaaattattaattagttatactaaactTACTAATAATTATAGATATctactaatatatttatactaaattcctaattacacttaacacaataacacttttttctcaaaaaaaaaaacaatgccTTGGTGATTTTATTTGtgtcaaaagtgaaaaccttgACTACTTTAATTGTATTTGTTTCATCATGTTGAAttatattcaaataacttttgtttgattgtttttataggtttcaattgtgaaattacaatggataataatttagtgatgtgttgatattttagtatttgattatttgctaaaatttaactataataaaattatataacaaattttaatTAGCCTCCTACGCGGCGGGGATGGGGCTTGGGAAGAGAACCAAGCAAAAACCACAAAACTACTCCCTCCCCAACATGGCTGCCTAAAAGTGTCTCACAAGGCTACCTTAGACGCATTTTTTCATTTCTCAGAACCTGATTCTGAAACAAGCACTTTCTGATCAAAAAAAGCAAGCACTTTCTCCAGGCCCTGGGAAGGAACATCTCTGATAATTATACCTTGGTTTCTCTCATCTCTTTCTACGACTATGAAATCTTCGAGCATGGGATCTCCATTTTGCATCTCTGGATCAATTGTGATGGGCGAGCTTGAGAAATAGAGCCTACTGTGCCAGAGTCTTGGGTACACCCCCTGTCCCTAGAAATGCCAGCTTCAGAAATTGAATAAGATGTGCACTCTGCAACTTCCAAGTCAACTCCCAACTTAAATTCTTCAGATGGTAGTTGGCCTTCATTTGTCAGAATATTAAGGTGCTGAAAAGATGTTGAACTGAGGCTCCTTTCGGTATTGATGACCTAAACTCCTGGCTTTGAATCTCGGAACGACTCTGAAACATCAACCCATGTATCCTGTTCATGTGAACCAGAAGAACGATTACTGACCGTTGCATTTATCTCTGATGAGGAGTTGGCCCCTGCATTGGTGAAAATTGGGCAGGGTTGGAAGAAGGATTTTGCAGAGACTGGCGCTTGAATATAAGGAATGTAGGATCTTGATCATTGAGTTGTAATCTCCTCAGTCATTCTAGCCTGATGAATTTTTGGGTAAATTTATAACCATCAAGAACCCTGTGGGATGGTTGAACTGAATTGCTTTCTTGATGGCCTTGAAACAGAGATTCTGGGGTAGATGCATCCAAtgacggagccaggatttttttttggggggggccaaaattttttcctaataaaattatcttaatatattatgttcaaaataattttcttctatttaaatatatgaaaaatatcaaatattaaatttaattataaaggtatgtctattcataaatatgcggtatagtcataacaaaaattaacaaaaaagataacttttgattaaatatcttataatatCACAAACCATCCAAtttgcacattatgagaagatgctctccaatatgtcacctatgcaatatatatatatatataatcatgtaatataaatgtaactattttcaattgaaaaaagataaaagttatgttaacataatttgaaatttcaatatCTTTTCTTAGAAGTAAATTGAGCTCTACgctctttcatagaactaaattcatctatgattgaatcactgctaaatttttcagcaacttccttttctatatacacagttagacaatcattcaagaaattatcttgcATCTTGTTTCGGAGCTTTGtcttgattattttcataattgaaaatgcccGCTCTGTAGTTGCAGTTGATATAGGAAGAGTAAGAACAAGTCTAAAAAATTTGTCAATTAGAGGATATGTCACTGATTTTCTTATCTTCACCAAGCCTTGACATAACTCATGAATACCAGATAATTCTTGCAATTCATGATGATTTGGAATGTCGAACTCAAAATATTGAAGTTCTATTCTTAGACGTACTAGTTCTTGCTTTCAACAATTATGAATTGGGTCTTTTTAGCCCATTAACAATTATGAATTGGGTCTTTTTATTCTAATACATCACattgggtcaatttactatggaacatcaaattatatgtttaatttttgaaagttaataattagtacaataaaaaataaataacttttttctgaagaaaaaaattaattcaaagatgactaattcatatatatatatatataatatatatatatatatatataatatattcaacTCTcttaatataaactaaaattgtaaaaatttagggggggccaattttattttacacacatatttacatattatgaattaaaattttcaaaacttaggggggccatggcccccctctGTCCCCCCTTGGCTCCGTCATTGGATGCATCCTGGACAGTTCCAAAGGAGCTGGGAAAAAGCTCCTCTGAGTCCTGATCGAGGCAAACTTCAAAATCCGATCTTTCTGTGATTTCCCTGAGCCAAGGTGTTAAAAATTGCTCTAAATCTGCTTCACTTGTTATGGAACAACTATCGAAGGAGTGGTTATAACTCCACATTTTACTGCAGAAATTGAAGAGCTGCTCATACCTACACGATACCTGAATCACACTTCCTGAGAAAAGTTTTAGACAGAAACCACTGAGAAGTGGTTTATTGAGATGGATCCAGACTCGAACATGCAAATGGAATGGAGGATTTTTACTGATATTAATCTCTTCAACAGGGCCAATGACTGAAGCAAAAATATTTCCAGAGACAACGTTAACAGATTCTGGAGGAAATCTGAACCCATACTAGAATTTCTGTGACGGAGACATCCCTGAGAACTGTCTCTGCTGGAACCCAACGACGTAGAACAAGCAATGCTCCATAGACAGAATAAGGCCCTTCGCCAAGAACTGACAAGTGACAACATCTCAGCCTGATTGGGAAACCGAAACATATAGAAATGTTTATCTCTGCCTAGAACTTCCACGAGGGGATTCCAATGGTGGTCAATATATTCTTTCATCAAAGGGATGTTAAGATGGCTCTTGTCTACCAAATATCCAAAAGACAATTAGCAAACCTGTTAATGTCTGGTTTGATATGCCGACCATCAACCAAAGGACTCATTCGACGAAACCTCAAATTGTTTGGTGTAGAAGGTACACCAGATGCAGTCACTGCTTTCATCTGAGTAATTAATCACTGTCGTATTCTGAGCCACTGCTTTCTGACCAGCTACACTGATGAAAACGATCTGGATAGGCCATGGAGCAAGCCAAAAGACAAGAACCAGACTACAGAGGAATGAAAAGGACTGAATATTTTATTGGGGGCGCAAGCAGAGACAAAGACAGAGATTAACTAAGGGGGACAGCAGCTTAAATTGGAAGATGAAGCTGAAGGGAAGACAAAAGGTAGCATAAAGAACTAGAGATACATTTGTTTGTTTCATGGAAATATGTTGTTTAAAGAAAAGAAGCTTGTGACTAAGAACTGGCAATGGTAGTGGCAGTGTCCCAGATGCAGCTGCTCTTCCCAGATCGAACCTGGCGATTGAGCTCATTGATCAATCTCTTCCTGTTGTTGATCTTATTTTGATCCATCGAAAGTTGTGGTAAAGGACTTTGTCTGGAACTGAACAATGAAGAATTGACTGAAGAAGTGAATGGAAAATTTTAAATGTAATGACTTACTTGTCTATAGCTCTGATATTGCCAAAGCAAACAAATTAGGTGCTTGAGCAAATTgtgatttaatattttaatggTGTAGCACTATTGGATATCCTTGTTAGTATTAGTTATTagaatttaaggaaaaaaaaaaaagaattaaactaCGATAACTGTGAAAAAAATAGCAATGATGGGACAACAAATCCTTCGCATCATTCTACATGGATGAATTCCAAATGTAGTTGAATCTTAATTCTGACAAGGAATAAAAACACAGGCAGCACTGgttgattcatattcttccatgCCAGGGAGAAGGGAGAGGAGGGGTGCGTCAATATACTACCACATAATGGGATTGGTTAAATTCTAGGAGCTCTAGATAATGATGAGTTTAATATTGTCCAAGTTTAAACAGCCACAAGGAGAAGATAATGCTGTATGAGAAAAGTTGGTATCTACTTCAGGAGCTAAATCTGTAAGAATCAGTTCATTCAAGTAGCAAAAGAGCTATCATGTGACATAGTAGCATAATCACTTATATGCAACAGTAGAATTTAGAATCATACGCCATGCATGCAGTAGATCAACTCCGAAACGCATCAAACCAAACCCCCAATACCCCcttccccaaaaaaaatgagagaaagtTGTCTGATACCAATTTCCATAGAATGGATTTATGCAAAACAAAAAATACATAGTCCCCCCTCCACTCCTCCCAAAACCACCTCCAGCTTCCCAAGGTTGATAAATTCAGAAGGGAGAGCATTAAGATTTCATTTCTTCTATACCACGATTAATAACATCTTTCAAGCAAAAGACGGTCTCAGCTTTTATTCGTTGCTTCGAACATACAAGCTCAATGAGAGCAGGCTATTCACAGGAAGCAGCCTCAAACCTGATACTAAGTTCAAGAGATTTATCAAAACACAAACACTTTCTTCAAAAACCTTAAAACAGTAACTTCAGCAACCGTTGTCttccccgaaaaaaaaaagaaaggaaactagcATTCGTCTATTGTAGCCGCGAACTTCCATTGCTATCTCGGACAAACTTTTATTGCTTTGGATATGCACTGCATACAGAAGTATTCGCATTTTCTTCACTTATTTTACTTGGAGAATCTTGCTCTGTCATGTGGAGATGAATAGTCAATATCTGGACCCTGGGGGATGATTCCAAACGGATTGATGGAAGGATGGCTTCCATAGTAATGCTTCTTGATGTGTTCCATGTTGACTGTGCTACTCACCCCAGGAATCTGAAAGATGTCCTTGGTGTAGTTGAAAAGATTTGGATATTCACGTAATAACTTCTTGTTGCACTTGAAATGAACTGCATAAACCTATAAAGTATACAATTTGATTTGGTTAAGTAAATCATATAGGCATGTGAATGCTCAAAAGCTTTTAATGACTGAAAGCTAAAAGGTCAACAAAAGATTTGATAAAAAACATGTCTAACAACATCAGATATTCTTTCGTCCAAACTCAGGTTTGCTAGCTTTGCAAAACTTTATTTTACCTGTAATTTGTTATATACCAACAATATCATTAGTTACATGGTTGTGGCACTTGATTGTCTCAATCTGGAATAATAAAATGGTCAAGTGTACAATGGCCTCTAGTACAAGTAAACAAGTCCTGCTTCAGCCTAAACAAACTACAACGCAGCAACGATTTGGCTTATTCCTGCAAAACCAATTTCATCCTTTCTATTGATATTCAATAGAATGGTTTAAGTTCCCTTGGAAATACAATGATTTTACAACATTACTGGTTGATTTCATGTTGTTCCAGGCATAGGTAAGCTGAATAGAGTTCTGTGGGATGTAGTGGTCATTGAACTAAACTACATTCAGAATTGTAACTCAGCACTAAATCATTCTGTCAGAGCTTTGTTGAACAAGAAGGATTAGAGAAGTTTAAAGTAAATTGGGGATGTGTTTTTCTGTGTGAAACTGGAAATTTAGTCAAATGGTAGTTTTAGATATTAAGATTCACAGTGAATTCTAGTAGTGTACAACCTCTGATCATGTCATGTgccaaagggaaaaaaaaaaagaatagttcCTGTGCCAAAGGTCTTACACCGGAAAAGGTACGATGCAAAATAGCTACCATTAGCTTTTTCATTTTGCCAAACAAACAACAAATAACAAACGAATGATGACGATGACGACAACAATAATAACAATcataataacaataacaataacagAATACCACACAAGCAGACTTTGACAATCATTTCCAAGGAAGAAAACTCAAAAGATTTGTGTCTTCTAAAGATAGAAGTGTGTTTAACTCGGTACCCTTGACAAATTGGATTCATGAATTAATGTCTAAATAAATAAGCTTTAGCATGTATACAGACTGAACCATA
Encoded proteins:
- the LOC113783082 gene encoding uncharacterized protein LOC113783082, whose translation is MAGSSLEDISASGAFMRKPSTFRNAISRDPNSPFPAEAGRYHLYVSYGCPWASRCLACFKIKGLDKIISFTAVKINWARTKDTDEHMGWVFPASSTEEPGADPDPLNGAKSIRELYEIASSNYSGRYTVPVLWDKKTKTIVNNESAEIIRMLNTEFNDLAENPELDLYPSHLQSQIDEINGWIYEDINNGVYKCGFARKQEPYDEAVKKLYVALDKCEEILSKQRYLCGGTVTEADIRLFVTLIRFDEAYAVYFKCNKKLIREYPNLFNYTKDIFQLPGISSTVKMDFIKKGYGSLSSNNPSGIIACGPDIDYSSPHDRSRF